Within the Streptomyces sp. R41 genome, the region GGCCAGCACCACCAGCGCGACCGCCGCCGTGAGCAGGACCCGTCCCGACGTCCACCCGTGCTCGGGGCCCGAGATGATCGCGTACACGAGCGCGGTCATACCGATCGTGGAGAGCAGCGCGCCGAGGAGATCCGGACGGTCACTTCGCGGATTTTTCGACTCCGGTACGAGGGCCACGACCGCGCCCAGTCCCAGCGCCGCCACCGGCAGATTGACCAGGAAGATCGCGCCCCACCAGAAGTGGTTCAGCATGAAGCCGCCGAGCAGCGGACCGGCCGCGAACCCGAGCGCGTTCACGGCGCTCCAGATACCGATCGCCTTCGGGTGCTCGTCGGGCGTGAAGATCTGCATCGCGACGGCGAGGGTCGTGGTGAGCAGCAGCGCACCGCCCACCCCCATGCCCGCCCGCGCGGCGATCAACTGCCCAGTGGAGTCGGCGAGTCCGGCGACCAGCGATCCGAGCCCGAAGAGCACGAGTCCCGCGATCAGCATTTTCTTGCGGCCGATGAGGGTCCCCCCGAGCCCTTCAGGCGTGGGGGAGGTCGGCCGCGCTGCCCGCCGTCAGCAGCAGCCCCGACTGCACCAGCGAGTACGCGTTGATCATCCACTGGACATCCGAGGTGGCCGCGCCCAGCTCCCGGGTGAGGGAGGGGATCGCGACGTTCAGAACGGTGTTGTCGAGCAGCACGGTGAGCTGCGCCAGACAGATGACGCCGAGGATCAGCCAGCGCTGGGGGTGTCCTTGGGGAGCTTGGGGAGCTTGGGTGAGCTGCGCCAGACAGATGACGCCGAGGATCAGCCAGCGCTGGGGGTGTCCTTGGGGAGCTTGGGGAGCTTGAGGGGTCGACATGCTTGGCATGTTGTACACCGTAGAACAGTTCCTATACGGCGTACAACGCGGTAGTCGGCATCGCACGAACGCGGTATTCGACACCGCACGAAAAGGGCGGTGGCCCGGAACGGGATCGCCCCGGGCCACCGCCCTGTGAAAGGAACCGTCAGCTGCCGCTCGTCGGCTGCGTCAGGTCGTAGAAGGTGGCCGAACCGACCGTCACCTTCTTGAAGTTGGCCGTGACCCACGAGCTGATCTGCGACGAGGTGCCGGTGTTGCCGCCACCGCCCATGCCGCCGCCCGAGATGAAGTAGTGGATCTTGCCGTCCTCCACGTACTTCTTGAACTGGGCCAGCGTCGGAGACGGGTCGCTGCCGTTGAAGCCGCCGATCGCCATCACCGGGTCGCCTGTGGAGAGCTGGTAGCTCGCGGCGTTCTGGGCGCCGATGGCCGCGGCGACCCAGGTGTACTTGCCGGAGTCCTTCTCCAGCAGCTTCTTGGCCTCGGAGCCGACGGTCGCGCCGTTGAGCAGACCGCCGACGCCGCCACCGCCCATGCCGCCCTCGCCCTGGGTCATACCGCCGGGCATTCCGCCCTGCTGTCCGTTCTGGCTCTGGCCGTTGCCCTGCTGGTTGGTGCCGCCGCCGGGGAAGCCACCGGTGCCGCCGGTCGGAGGCTGGCCCATGCCACCACCCTGCTGAGTGTTGCCATTGCCGTTCTGCTGGTTCTGGCCGGGCATTGCGCCGCCCATGCCGCCTCGCATGCCACCGCCACCGCCGGGCCCGCCGCCCCGGCCGCCCATCATGCCGGCGCCCGCCGGACCGGCCGTCACGATGGAGCCGGTGTGCCCGGTGTTCACGGTGGACAGCGTGTACGCGGTCGGACCCGCGATCGCGGCCACAAAGCTCAACCCGACAGCCGCGAGAGCCAGTTGGCGCCCCAGCCTGGCCGCGAAGATCAGGCCGAGCGCGCCGACAAGGCCGCCGATGAGGACCAGCCACTTCAGCCAGGGCAGGTAGTCGGGGGTGCGGTTGAGGAGGACGTAACCCCAGGCAGCGGTCGCGGTGACCGAGGCGGCGAGGGTGAGCGAGGCCCAGATCTTGGACCGCTCCTCCCACAGGACCGTCGCGCCCATGCCGACCACGGCCGCGATGTAGGGGGCCAGGGCGATCGTGTAGTACTGGTGGAAGATGCCGGCCATGTAGCTGAAGATGACCGCGGTCATCAGCAGCGCGCCGCCCCAGGCGAGGAACGAACCGCGGGCCAGATCGGTCCGCTTGGCCTTCCGGGTGAGTACGAGCCCCGCGACGAACAGGATCAGCGCGGCCGGCAGCAGCCACGAGATCTGGCTGCCGATCTCGGAGTTGAACATCCGGTCCCAGCCGGTCTCGCCCCACTGGCCGGTGCCACCGGCGCCGCCACCCCCGCCGACGCTGCCGGTCTCGTCGCCGTTGATGCGGCCGAGCCCGTTGTAGCCGAAGGTCAGCTCCAGGAAGGAGTTGTTCTGCGAGCCGCCGATGTACGGGCGGGACGACGCGGGCCACAGCTCCACGATCGCGACCCACCAGCCGCCGGCGACGACCATCGCGACCGCCGACAGGGCCAGCTGGCCGAACCGCTTCTTCAGCTTCACCGGCGCGCAGACCGCGTAGAGGACCGCGAGCGGCGGCAGGATCAGGAAGGCCTGCAGGGTCTTGGCGAGGAAGGCGAAGCCGACCGCGACACCCGCCCAGACCAGCCACTTCGTCCGGCCGTCCGCCAGGGCGCGGATCACGCAGTAGACGGTGACGGTCATCAGCAGCGCGAGCATCGCGTCCGGGTTGTTGAACCGGAACATCAGCGCGGCGACGGGAGTGAGCGCGAGCACGGCGCCCGCGATCAGACCGGCCGCTGGGCTGAAGCGGCGCCGGACGGCCGCGTACAGGACGCCGACCGTGGCCACGCCCATGAGCACCTCGGGGACGAGGATCGCCCACGAGTTGAGGCCGAAGATCCGCACCGACAGGGCCATCGGCCACAGTGAGGCCGGGGGCTTGTCGACGGTGATCGCGTTGGCCGAGTCGAGCGAGCCGAAGAACATCGCCTTCCAGCTCTGACTGCCGGCCTGCACGGCCGCCGAGTAGAACGAGTTGGCGTACCCGGAGGCGCTCAGGTTGTACAGGTACAGCACCGCGGTGGCGAGCAGCAGACCGAGGAAGGCGGGGCGCGCCCAGCGCGGGTCCTCGGGCCGGCCGCGCCAGACCCGGCGGGCGAAGGGCTGCCTGGGCTCACCGGACCGCGGGGCCGCGGCGGGCAGGACCGGCTCCCGCACGGGCGCCGATGTCGGCGGCCCCCAGGAAGGACTCCCGCCCCCCTGATAGCTCGTATCGGACTGAGTCGTCATCGTGCGTTCCTCGGATCGTGATCGTATGGGCGCACCGCCTGCAACTGCATGGTCGAGTCCCCCCAGGTGCGGTCCGCGGCTTCACCGGCGCGGAACTGGGCTGTGTCGTAGGAAGAGGTGTCGTACGAGGAGGTGTCGTACGAGGACGGGGGCGCCGTCGGGCGCTGGGGCAGCGGCGGGTGCGGGTGCTGGTGCCGGTCCTGGTACTGATGGGCCGCCGTCGAGTAGGTGGGCGAGGCCGGGTTGTGCGAGGCCACGACCTGCGAGGGCGTCTCGCCCTGCCGGTCCGGGAAGACCCAGGCCCGGAAGAGCAGGAACCGCAGCACCGTCGCCGCGAGGTTGGCGGCGATGAGGACCGCCAGCTCGGTGGAGTGCGAGGGGTCGGTCGTCGCCGCGTTCAGGGCGGCGAGCGAGCCGCTGGTGAGGGCGAGACCGATGCCGAAGACGACCAGGCCCTGCGCCTGGTGCCGGACGGCGCCGCCCCGGCCGCGTACGCCGAAGGTCAGCCGCCGGTTGGCCGCCGTGTTGGCGACCGCCGACACGAGCAGGGCGAGCGCGTTGGCGACCTGCGACCCCGAGAACGAGCGGAAGGCGCTGTAGAGCAGCAGGTAGAAGAGCGTGGACAGAGCGCCCACCACACAGAAGCCGACCAGCTGACGGGCGAGGCCCTTGGGTACGTCCGTCAGGTCGCGGTCGCGCGGGTCGTCCCCGAAGGGCCGGGCGAGCCGGTCGAGCGGCAGCGAACCGGTGGCGAGAGCGCGTCCCACCCTCCACACCCCCTTGAGGTCGTCGGTCGCGGTCTTCACGATGTGCACCGTCGAGTCCGGGTCGTCGACCCAGTCGACCGGCACTTCATGGATCCGCAGTCCGGCGCGCTCGGCGAGCACCAGCATCTCGGTGTCGAAGAACCAGCCGGTGTCCTCGACCAGGGGCAGCAGCACCTGGGCGACATCACGGCGGATCGCCTTGAAGCCGCACTGCGCGTCCGAGAAGCGGGCCTGCAGCGAACCGCGCAGGATCAGGTTGTACGTGCGGCTGATGAACTCCCGCTTGGCGCCGCGCACGACGCGCGAGGAGCGGGACAGCCGGGAGCCGATCGCGAGGTCCGAGTGACCGGAGATCAGCGGCGCCACCAGGGGCAGCAGCGCGTTGAGGTCGGTGGACAGATCCACGTCCATGTACGCGAGGATCGGCGCGTCCGAGGCCGACCACACGGTCCGCAGCGCCCGGCCGCGGCCCTTCTGCTCGAGCCGGAAGGAGGTGACCTCCGGGATCTCCGCCTCCAGCCGCGCGGCCACCTGTGGGGTGGTGTCCGTGGACGCGTTGTCCGCGACGGTGATGCGGAACGCGTACGGGAACGTGCGCTTGAGGTGCTCGTGCAATCTGAGCACACATGGCTGGAGGTCCTTCTCCTCGTTGTAGACGGGGATCACTACGTCCAGGACAGGCGTACCGGCGTCTCCGGCCGGGAGGTGCTCCCGCGCCGGCAGGTTGCCGGGAGAAGAGTCGGTTCGCATGCGAACGACTCTCGTCAAGCGCCCTGTTGCACCCATGTGGTGGCGCTGTGCTGTGCCTGTGAGTGCGATTGCCAGTTTGTTTCGAGGGCGAGCGCCGGCAAATGGAGCGTGAACACGGTCCTGCCGGGCACGCTGTCCACGGTCACGGCACCCCCGTGCGCGGCAGCGACGGCCTGCACGATGGCGAGCCCGAGTCCGGTCGAACCGGAGGCACGCGAGCGCGACGAATCACCGCGCGCGAACCGCTCGAAGACGCGCGGGAGCAGATCGGCGGGAATGCCGGGCCCGTCGTCCTGGACGTCCACGCAGAGCCACGGCCCGTGCCGGTGCACACGCGCCGTGACGGTCGTACCCGGTGGTGTGTGCGTGCGTGCGTTCGCGAACAGATTGACCATGACCTGTTGCAGGCGCGCGGCGTCGGCCGACACCAGGGCCGGCTCGTCCGGCAGTTCCAGCCGCCAGTTGTGGTCGCGTCCGGCCGCCCGGGCGTCGCTCACGGCGTCGATGACGAGCGGTACGAGGTCGGTCTGCTCGTACTGCAGCGGTCGCCCGGCGTCGAGCCGCGCGAGCAGCAGCAGATCCTCCACGAGCAGGGTCATCCGCCCGGCCTCGGACTCGATCCGCCCGAGGGCGTGCCGGGTGTCGGGCCCGGTCTCCTCGCGTCCGCGTCTGGTGAGCTCGGCGTATCCGCGAATGGACGCCAGCGGCGTACGCAGCTCATGGCTCGCGTCCGCGACGAACTGCCGTACGCGCATCTCGCTCTGCTGCCGCGCGTGCAGGGCGCCATGGATGTGGTCGAGCATCCGGTTGAGCGCCGCGCCGACCTGCCCGACCTCGGTGTGCGGATCGGACTCCGACTCGGGGACCCTCTCGTAGAGGGTGACCTCGCCGGTGTGCAGGGGGAGTTCGGAGACACGGGTGGCGGTGGCGGCGACCTTGCGCAGGGGGCGCAGGGCGAGGGTCACGATGGCGGCACCCGCGAGGGAGGCGGCCACGAGACCGGCGCCGGTGACGCTGATCTCGACGTAGATCAGCGTGGTGAGGGTGTTGGTGACGTCGCTGGTCGGGAGCGCCACGTAGAAGGTGCCGTTCTTGCCTTCCTGGTACTGCACGCGGTACTCGCCCCGGCCGGGGATCTCCACGGTGTGCGGGCGCTTGTCCTTCGCGACGGAGGCGAGGACGGCCAGCTGACTGTCGCTGAGCTGGACCGCGGTGGGTTGCCTGACCCCGCTGGAGTCCTTCTTCCCCACGCTGACGATGCCCTTGGTGACCTCGCCGTTCTTGACGATCGCGCCGATGGCGCCCATGCCCTGCGGGCCCCGGGTGACGAATTCGAGGGGATCCTTGACGATTGCGTCGTTCGGGAGGTGCACGGGCCCGTCGTCGCCGCCCACCGGGCCGCCCGCCGCGCGCATCGACGCCTCGCGCAGGTTGCCGTCCAGCTGGGCGTACAGGTGCGAGCGCAACGCGATCGTGGTCACGGTGCCGATCACCGCGCACACGACCGCGATCAGCACCACGGACGCGACGACGAGCCGCGTCCGCAGCGTGCGCGGCTGTCGTCCTCGCCTCTTCTGCGTACGCGGTCGTCGTCGCCCGCTCATGACGCCGCGGGCTTGATCAGATAACCGGCCCCACGGCGGGTGTGGATCATCGGCTCACGACCGGCGTCGATCTTCCGCCGCAGATACGAGATGTACAGCTCGACCACGTTGGCCTGGCCACCGAAGTCGTACGACCACACGCGGTCGAGTATCTGCGCCTTGCTCAGCACCCGGCGCGGATTGCGCATCAGGAAGCGCAGCAGCTCGAACTCGGTCGCCGTGAGGTGGATGTTCTCGCCGCCCCGCGACACTTCGTGGCTGTCCTCGTCGAGGGTGAGGTCCCCGACGACCAGCACGGAGTCGGAGCGCCGGTCGGCGGCACCGGAACGGCGGATCAGCCCGCGCAGCCGGGCCACGACCTCTTCGAGGCTGAACGGCTTGGTGACGTAGTCGTCGCCACCGGCGGTGAGCCCGGCGATCCGGTCCTCGACGGCGTCCTTCGCGGTCAGGAACAGCACCGGCACGTCGGGCAGCTCACGACGCAGTCGGCCGAGGACGGTCAGCCCGTCCATGTCGGGCAGCATCATGTCGAGAACGACGGCGTCGGGCCGGAACTCGCGGGCGGTCTGCACCGCACCCTGTCCGTCTCCCGCGCTGCGGATCTGCCAGCCTTCATAGCGAAGGGCCATGGACAGCAGCTCGGTGATCGACAGCTCGTCGTCCACCACCAGCACTCGGACGGGGCTCCCGTCCGGCCTCAGCAGTTCGGTGCGCCCCTGGGGCGAGGTCGTGGTCATAGCGGACACCTTGATAGGCGCCGCTGAGAGCATCCTTTCGGGAACCTGTGTTTTTCCTGAGAAACACACAGGCGCCTCTCAGGGAACTCCTTGGAAGATCACGCGGGCGCGGAGCCGGGTGCGGTCTCGGAGCGGGTCTCGGAGCCGGTCGCGGAGCCGGTTTCGGAGACGATCTTGAACAGGCGTGCCCCGTTCTCGTAGCAGACCGCCCGGAGCCAGTCGTCTCCCAGCCCGAGCCGTCCCAGCGCGTGCAGCTGGTGGACGTACGGGTACGGGATGTTCGGGAAGTCGGTGCCGAGGAGAACGCGGTCGCCGAGGTCGGCGAGCCGGGGAAGCGCCACGCGCGGGAACGGGGCGAGGCGCTCGCTGAAGTCCGTGAACGCCATCGTCGTGTCGAGCCGCACCTCCCCGTACCGCTCGGCGAGGTCGAGGAAGTCCTCGTACTCGGGCATCCCCATGTGCGCGACGACGAGCCGCAGCCGGGGATGCCGGGCGAGTACGTGCGCGATCGGCCCGGGGCCGGTGTGCTTGCCCGGCGAGGGACCGGACCCGCAGTGGATCACGACGGGGACCCCGGCCTCGGCGAGCAGCCCCCACACCGGGTCGAGGAGTTGGTCCCCCGGGTCGTACGCCCCCACCTGCACATGCGCCTTGAAGACCCGTGCCCCGGCCTCCACGGCCCCCCGTACGTACGTCTCGACGCCGGGCTCGGGGAAGAGGGTCGCGGTGTGCAGACAGTCGGGGGTCCGGGCGGCGAAGTCGACGGCCCAGGAGTTGAGCCACTGGGCCATGCCGGCCTTGTGCGGGTAGAGCATGGCCGTGAAGGCCCGCACCCCGAACTCCCTGATCACCGCGAGCCGTTCGTCCTCGTCCGCGCGATAGGTGATCGGCCACTCGACGCCGCCCGTCAGCGGTCCGAGCCCGTCGAAGTAGTCCCACACCTTGCGCAGCACGCGCTCGGGCATGAAGTGCGTGTGCACGTCGACGAGCCCGGGGAGCCCGAGCCGCTCCCAGAACGCCTGGCCCTCCGCCGCCTCAGCCAGGTCCGCCCGCTCAGCCACGTTCACGCTCGAAACCGTGGCTGCGCTCGACCTTCGCGATGTGCAGGGTGTAGCGCTCGTACCACTCGGCGCGGCCGCGCTTCTGCGCCGCGCGGTGCTCGGCATGCGCGCTCCACTCCTTGATCGCGTCCTCGTCCCTGAAGTACCCGACCGTGATGGACAGCCCGCCCGGCGTACGCGCGTGATCCATGCCCAGGTAGCCCGGGATGTCCTTCACCAGCTCCTCCATCCGCTCGGCGGTCTCGCCGTACCCTCCGTCGTCCTCGGTCCTCATGGAGGTGAACACGGCGGCGTAGTACGGGGGTTCATGGGCTGCGACGGGTGCGACAGGCGCAATGGGGTGATCGCTCATGTCCGCCACTCTCGACTCGGGCCCACGGGTCCGTCCAGCACCTTTCCCAACGGGATCCGAAAGGGATCCAAGTCTTGACCATCCTGGAGACGATTCCCCCTCGTCAGAAGACCCCTTGAGACGTGCTCTCCAGACGTGCTCTTCAAAAGAGCCCGTCCTGCACGTTGCTGTTGCTGTCTCTCAACTCCCTTACTGGAACGGTGAGTCCGGGATCCCCGTCCCCGGCGGCGGCCAGGTCCCACCCGGTCATCAGCCGTGTATCGAGTACGACGACTCCACGCCCGGTGAGGAGATGGAGATCGGGACCGGCGGCGGCGCACAGCTCCCCGCTCACCACGCCACCGGCGACGAGCTCGCTCACGACGCCCACCGCGGGCGGCAGCCCGGCGAGCCCGAACACCTCGGTGTGGTCGACGGGTTCGAACGGCGCGCGCCGCAGCGACTCGGGCCAGGCATCGAGCCGCCCGACGCGCGCGTGCAGCTCCGCGATCTCGGCCACCCGCTCACCGGGCCCCGGCAGGTCGGCCCGCACGACCCGCTTGTCGGCGTACGGAATCCGATCCGGCACCTTGAGCGCGGCCCGCAGCAACTCCTCGGCCCGCCGCGCGGCCATCAGCGGCCCCTGCCCCAGCCAGCTGAAGGTGACGGCACCCTGCTCCAGGAGCCGCGCGGACCCCCGCTCGACCGCGGTGATCCCGACCTTCACCATCCCGGGCCCGAACCACGCCAGATACACGTGGTACGGCCGCGGGTCGTCGGCCATCGTGTCGGCGGCCACGGAGTGCGCCCGGTCCAGCCGCGCGCACTCTTCGCACCGCGCGCCCGTACTCCGCCCCGACACGACCGCCTGCACGGCACACGCATGCCCCCGAGCCCCCACACATGTCCGCACACCCCCGTTCACAACCCCGAACACCACCCGCTTCCCCCCGGCCAGCGAGCTGCCCCGCCCGTCACCCCACACCAACACGGGGCCGTCGACCGACCACC harbors:
- a CDS encoding ArnT family glycosyltransferase, which encodes MTTQSDTSYQGGGSPSWGPPTSAPVREPVLPAAAPRSGEPRQPFARRVWRGRPEDPRWARPAFLGLLLATAVLYLYNLSASGYANSFYSAAVQAGSQSWKAMFFGSLDSANAITVDKPPASLWPMALSVRIFGLNSWAILVPEVLMGVATVGVLYAAVRRRFSPAAGLIAGAVLALTPVAALMFRFNNPDAMLALLMTVTVYCVIRALADGRTKWLVWAGVAVGFAFLAKTLQAFLILPPLAVLYAVCAPVKLKKRFGQLALSAVAMVVAGGWWVAIVELWPASSRPYIGGSQNNSFLELTFGYNGLGRINGDETGSVGGGGGAGGTGQWGETGWDRMFNSEIGSQISWLLPAALILFVAGLVLTRKAKRTDLARGSFLAWGGALLMTAVIFSYMAGIFHQYYTIALAPYIAAVVGMGATVLWEERSKIWASLTLAASVTATAAWGYVLLNRTPDYLPWLKWLVLIGGLVGALGLIFAARLGRQLALAAVGLSFVAAIAGPTAYTLSTVNTGHTGSIVTAGPAGAGMMGGRGGGPGGGGGMRGGMGGAMPGQNQQNGNGNTQQGGGMGQPPTGGTGGFPGGGTNQQGNGQSQNGQQGGMPGGMTQGEGGMGGGGVGGLLNGATVGSEAKKLLEKDSGKYTWVAAAIGAQNAASYQLSTGDPVMAIGGFNGSDPSPTLAQFKKYVEDGKIHYFISGGGMGGGGNTGTSSQISSWVTANFKKVTVGSATFYDLTQPTSGS
- a CDS encoding antibiotic biosynthesis monooxygenase; translated protein: MSDHPIAPVAPVAAHEPPYYAAVFTSMRTEDDGGYGETAERMEELVKDIPGYLGMDHARTPGGLSITVGYFRDEDAIKEWSAHAEHRAAQKRGRAEWYERYTLHIAKVERSHGFERERG
- a CDS encoding sensor histidine kinase, with the translated sequence MSGRRRPRTQKRRGRQPRTLRTRLVVASVVLIAVVCAVIGTVTTIALRSHLYAQLDGNLREASMRAAGGPVGGDDGPVHLPNDAIVKDPLEFVTRGPQGMGAIGAIVKNGEVTKGIVSVGKKDSSGVRQPTAVQLSDSQLAVLASVAKDKRPHTVEIPGRGEYRVQYQEGKNGTFYVALPTSDVTNTLTTLIYVEISVTGAGLVAASLAGAAIVTLALRPLRKVAATATRVSELPLHTGEVTLYERVPESESDPHTEVGQVGAALNRMLDHIHGALHARQQSEMRVRQFVADASHELRTPLASIRGYAELTRRGREETGPDTRHALGRIESEAGRMTLLVEDLLLLARLDAGRPLQYEQTDLVPLVIDAVSDARAAGRDHNWRLELPDEPALVSADAARLQQVMVNLFANARTHTPPGTTVTARVHRHGPWLCVDVQDDGPGIPADLLPRVFERFARGDSSRSRASGSTGLGLAIVQAVAAAHGGAVTVDSVPGRTVFTLHLPALALETNWQSHSQAQHSATTWVQQGA
- a CDS encoding response regulator transcription factor — translated: MTTTSPQGRTELLRPDGSPVRVLVVDDELSITELLSMALRYEGWQIRSAGDGQGAVQTAREFRPDAVVLDMMLPDMDGLTVLGRLRRELPDVPVLFLTAKDAVEDRIAGLTAGGDDYVTKPFSLEEVVARLRGLIRRSGAADRRSDSVLVVGDLTLDEDSHEVSRGGENIHLTATEFELLRFLMRNPRRVLSKAQILDRVWSYDFGGQANVVELYISYLRRKIDAGREPMIHTRRGAGYLIKPAAS
- a CDS encoding amidohydrolase family protein, with the protein product MAERADLAEAAEGQAFWERLGLPGLVDVHTHFMPERVLRKVWDYFDGLGPLTGGVEWPITYRADEDERLAVIREFGVRAFTAMLYPHKAGMAQWLNSWAVDFAARTPDCLHTATLFPEPGVETYVRGAVEAGARVFKAHVQVGAYDPGDQLLDPVWGLLAEAGVPVVIHCGSGPSPGKHTGPGPIAHVLARHPRLRLVVAHMGMPEYEDFLDLAERYGEVRLDTTMAFTDFSERLAPFPRVALPRLADLGDRVLLGTDFPNIPYPYVHQLHALGRLGLGDDWLRAVCYENGARLFKIVSETGSATGSETRSETAPGSAPA
- a CDS encoding DUF2797 domain-containing protein; translated protein: MRRVWRCSGLRWSVDGPVLVWGDGRGSSLAGGKRVVFGVVNGGVRTCVGARGHACAVQAVVSGRSTGARCEECARLDRAHSVAADTMADDPRPYHVYLAWFGPGMVKVGITAVERGSARLLEQGAVTFSWLGQGPLMAARRAEELLRAALKVPDRIPYADKRVVRADLPGPGERVAEIAELHARVGRLDAWPESLRRAPFEPVDHTEVFGLAGLPPAVGVVSELVAGGVVSGELCAAAGPDLHLLTGRGVVVLDTRLMTGWDLAAAGDGDPGLTVPVRELRDSNSNVQDGLF
- a CDS encoding glycosyltransferase yields the protein MRTDSSPGNLPAREHLPAGDAGTPVLDVVIPVYNEEKDLQPCVLRLHEHLKRTFPYAFRITVADNASTDTTPQVAARLEAEIPEVTSFRLEQKGRGRALRTVWSASDAPILAYMDVDLSTDLNALLPLVAPLISGHSDLAIGSRLSRSSRVVRGAKREFISRTYNLILRGSLQARFSDAQCGFKAIRRDVAQVLLPLVEDTGWFFDTEMLVLAERAGLRIHEVPVDWVDDPDSTVHIVKTATDDLKGVWRVGRALATGSLPLDRLARPFGDDPRDRDLTDVPKGLARQLVGFCVVGALSTLFYLLLYSAFRSFSGSQVANALALLVSAVANTAANRRLTFGVRGRGGAVRHQAQGLVVFGIGLALTSGSLAALNAATTDPSHSTELAVLIAANLAATVLRFLLFRAWVFPDRQGETPSQVVASHNPASPTYSTAAHQYQDRHQHPHPPLPQRPTAPPSSYDTSSYDTSSYDTAQFRAGEAADRTWGDSTMQLQAVRPYDHDPRNAR